The Arthrobacter sp. D5-1 genome segment ATGATGCCGCTGTTGCTGCTCGGGCTGCTTCGCGCCTCCGGATCTGCGATCGGCCACGTGAATTCACACCCCGTCTCTTCACTGAGCAGACGGCCTGCTCCGATCCTCGGAAAGCCGGGCATCAACGGAACACCGTCCTGGACCGCTGCCGCGGCCGGCGGGCTGGTCATGGCCGTTGTGACTGCCTCGGCACCGTCGCTTTTGGGGCCGATCGTGGTTGCGGTGATCCTTGCGGCCGTCATCCTCGGGCAGCGCGGAAAGACGCTGTGGTGGTCACTCCTGCCCACAGTTGCTTTGTTCGTGCCTTACGGAATTTCCGTGTTGGACAGACCCCGTGCCCTGCTGGCTGATCCCGGAGTGCCGTTGACCTTCGAAGCCGCGCCGTTTTGGCAGCAATTGCTCGGACAGCCGTTGGCATTCGACCTCGACGGCGGCCTGACCGGGCTGTCGTTCTTCGGTCCGGGCGCCGTGCCCTGGGCTTTGCTGCTGGCGCTGTTGGTCAGTGCGCCTGTCCTGGTTCTGGCAGTGACGGCGCTGTTCCTGCCCGGCAAGCGGACGGCCGTGGCGAGGGTGTTCTGGGTGGCCGCCCTGGCCACCTTGGCGAGTGGCTGGCTGGTGGGGCATGTAGCCACCGGCGTCAACAACAACGTCATCGTTGGACCTTTCACCGGCCCGGCGGTGTCAGCGGCCGGCATGTTGCTGCTCGGTGCTGCGGTCATTGGCGCAGACAAGCTCTTCTCCGCGCCCCGCCGGACGACCGATTCCAGTGGCCCCAGGCTGCCCATGCGGCGCGTGGCTTCCGGGCTGGTCCTGACGCTCCTCGTGGCCGGGCCCCTCGCGGGGATGGCCGCATGGGCAGGTCAAAACGTCCTTCAGCGTTCGCCCGCGCCCGGGTTGTCGACATCAGCGAACGCGGCCGAACCGGCGTCGTCCCTGGGGGCTGAACGCCAGGTATGGCCGGTGGACTCCAGCACTTTGCCGGCCACCGCCGTCGATCGCGGACAGGGGCCGGAACGTACCCGCACGCTGGTCATTACCAGCGGTGAGCAGGGCGCGTTTACGTCCTCGTTGATGCGCGGCGCCGGCACCACCCTGGACAGCCTGTCCACCATCGCGTCGGCCCGCACCATCATCGGTGCACCGGGCCGCGAAGATATTGTGGACGACGACGCCGCCACTGCCTCGCTTCGGCGGGCAGTGGCCACCATTGTGGCCAGTAGTGGAGTGGACCCGCGCGCGGACCTGGAACAGTTGGGGGCCGGATTTGTGGTCCTGAAGGCTGCGGATAACGCAGCCCAGTTGACGGCGAGCAGGATCGACGCCGTCCCGGGCCTGGTTGCCGTTGGGCAGACCGACGCCGGATGGCTGTGGCGCGTCTCGCCCCGGAACCAGCCTGCCGCTACAGCTGCTGAAACCGCGCACCGCGTCAGGATCATTGATGCCGATGGCAAGACCATGGCCAATCTGCCCGCAGAGGAAGTGTCCGTGGACGCTGCCGTCCCTGCCGGTGGCGAGGGCCGCAAGCTTGTTCTTGCCGAACGATCCGATCCCGGCTGGACGGCCTCGATGGATGGAAAGCAGCTCAAGACTGCCACGTCCGGATGGTCACAGGCCTTTGAGCTCCCGGCCAACGGCGGGGAGTTGGAAGTCCGTTATACCAACCCCTGGGCTTTGTGGTTCGGCATAATGCAGGCCGTGGTGATCGGGCTGACGCTCCTGTTGGCAATACCGATGCCCGCACGGCGCACCCGAACCGGCATGTCGAGGGATGAAGTCTCCCTCCGTAAGGAGTACAG includes the following:
- a CDS encoding glycosyltransferase, with translation MVSHNGGNYLPRTLAALSDQTRPADAAIGVDTGSTDNSLDMLREAFGQGNVTTFQQAKSGFGAAVQAGLHELAHDQDATGDDRGNRAGSVDWIWLLHDDAAPAPDALAELLHAVERAPSVTVAGCKQLGWDNERHLVDVGLSTSRWAERLTLIDADEVDQGQYDARTDTFAVNSAGMLIRRDVWELLQGFDPALPGSGDDVDFCWRNWLAGNRVVVVASARMFHVEHRPHGLGTSSAARKAQIHLRLKHAPWWKVPFQAAGALFGAIVRLMLSILVKEPGYGFSQFTATVAALVRPVAIARGRRVAASTRRVHRSVVRGLQTSTREVRSNRRSLLEAIRPSDDPSAVSDLLAPEPSGDAADDFASLATNERGWVGTGAVAAALLALAAALVGLLGLLRSGVVAGGGLIPLSATPGDIWANASTWWISLGAGLPGHGDPFGYVLWLLSLVGGGDGNSAMAWLLILAMPLSAVGAWFAAGALTTKRRFRTVAALAWSAAPALLVAINEGRAGALVAHVMMPLLLLGLLRASGSAIGHVNSHPVSSLSRRPAPILGKPGINGTPSWTAAAAGGLVMAVVTASAPSLLGPIVVAVILAAVILGQRGKTLWWSLLPTVALFVPYGISVLDRPRALLADPGVPLTFEAAPFWQQLLGQPLAFDLDGGLTGLSFFGPGAVPWALLLALLVSAPVLVLAVTALFLPGKRTAVARVFWVAALATLASGWLVGHVATGVNNNVIVGPFTGPAVSAAGMLLLGAAVIGADKLFSAPRRTTDSSGPRLPMRRVASGLVLTLLVAGPLAGMAAWAGQNVLQRSPAPGLSTSANAAEPASSLGAERQVWPVDSSTLPATAVDRGQGPERTRTLVITSGEQGAFTSSLMRGAGTTLDSLSTIASARTIIGAPGREDIVDDDAATASLRRAVATIVASSGVDPRADLEQLGAGFVVLKAADNAAQLTASRIDAVPGLVAVGQTDAGWLWRVSPRNQPAATAAETAHRVRIIDADGKTMANLPAEEVSVDAAVPAGGEGRKLVLAERSDPGWTASMDGKQLKTATSGWSQAFELPANGGELEVRYTNPWALWFGIMQAVVIGLTLLLAIPMPARRTRTGMSRDEVSLRKEYSSV